A DNA window from Setaria viridis chromosome 2, Setaria_viridis_v4.0, whole genome shotgun sequence contains the following coding sequences:
- the LOC117845273 gene encoding protein EFFECTOR OF TRANSCRIPTION 2, whose amino-acid sequence MPAAVTARLKREDCPRTKHDSLFSPWKVLVGPSDWEDHSAGKEGVQRYRIRNLPDNFPGIYELGVAGASDEGVRSRRRDSRGVVVVYLGQADSVRARLQQYGRSGSHLDTGNSLGSAGKAEVNALAAGPGLFREVFSRGYSVVFRCAQMDNKQEAEKTEAQLLRIFDYAWNKLQNGACRCEEILLKLEQGATSRRSSLLSRVCHSKQDIFGVKAGIKIKGSGSVNTPPGIMKSMLPRVRTFVGFRPQPVNSEDSGGEAIDIPWKKISGFPCGNRQAHRRRSGGHRIKKIDVAKRRTVPIQDSNSFCGVVLEDGSSCLEHPVEGRKRCSLHKGRRVKGSPKSSSTSYPCQAEIPIPHLTEDLDNSDQTQEIIESIPHLTEDLDSSDRTQESKILPQNISTTVEESPRQSNSIKEEVKTREAPTEDGKHDASRDACICDCEEKASHAEPESQVPQPSGRMWFELLKARKKSTSADSSRGSGSQTRDYAAPICGAMADNGSCKVVPNAGRQICEKDRGIEVAGASFSRSSGWPCICGACTADGSPCMNKPVEGRKRCALHKGQRGSCTPTPSV is encoded by the exons ATGCCGGCCGCCGTAACCGCCAGGCTGAAGCGGGAGGACTGCCCCCGCACCAAGCACGACTCCCTCTTCTCCCCATGGAAG GTTCTCGTCGGGCCGTCGGACTGGGAGGACCACTCCGCCGGCAAGGAGGGGGTCCAGCGCTACCGCATCCGCAACCTCCCTGACAATTTCCCCGGTATCTATGAGCTGGGTGTCGCCGGCGCGTCCGACGAGGGCGTCAGGTCCCGGAGGCGTGATTCTCGGGGAGTCGTCGTGGTGTACCTCGGGCAGGCCGACAGTGTCAGGGCGAGGCTGCAGCAGTATGGCCGCTCGGGGTCGCACCTGGACACTGGGAATTCGTTAGGCTCTGCTGGTAAAGCTGAGGTGAATGCGCTCGCCGCAGGGCCTGGATTATTCAGAGAAGTGTTCTCTCGAGGCTATTCTGTAGTGTTTCGATGTGCGCAG ATGGATAATAAACAAGAAGCTGAGAAGACTGAGGCACAGCTGCTGAGAATATTTGATTATGCATGGAACAAGCTTCAGAATGGTGCTTGTCGCTGTGAAGAAATACTGCTCAAGTTAGAACAGGGAGCAACCAGCCGTAGATCATCTCTACTTAGCAGAGTATGCCACTCGAAACAAGATATATTTGGAGTAAAAGCGGGTATAAAGATAAAAGGAAGTGGGTCGGTTAACACCCCGCCTGGTATTATGAAAAGTATGCTCCCAAGAGTTCGTACATTTGTTGGTTTCAGACCTCAGCCAGTTAACTCAGAGGACAGTGGAGGCGAGGCAATTGATATTCCCTGGAAGAAAATATCTGGTTTTCCCTGTGGTAATAGACAAGCGCATAGAAGGAGGTCTGGAGGGCACAGAATAAAAAAGATTGATGTTGCAAAACGGAGAACTGTACCAATACAGGATTCTAACTCTTTTTGTGGAGTGGTGCTAGAAGATGGTTCTTCTTGTCTGGAGCACCCagttgaaggaagaaagagatgcAGCTTACACAAAGGTAGAAGAGTCAAAGGCAGCCCTAAAAGCTCATCTACTAGCTATCCTTGCCAAGCTGAGATTCCAATACCTCACCTAACTGAAGATTTAGACAACTCAGATCAAACACAGGAGATTATTGAATCCATACCTCACCTAACTGAAGATTTGGACAGCTCAGATCGAACACAGGAAAGTAAAATATTGCCCCAAAATATCTCTACAACTGTGGAGGAATCCCCAAGACAAAGCAATAGCATCAAAGAAGAGGTGAAAACTAGAGAAGCTCCTACAGAAGATGGAAAACATGACGCCTCCAGGGATGCTTGTATCTGTGACTGTGAAGAGAAGGCTTCCCATGCTGAACCTGAGTCCCAGGTACCGCAGCCTTCTGGGAGAATGTGGTTTGAGCTGCTCAAAGCACGGAAGAAATCGACAAGTGCGGACTCATCAAGAGGGTCAGGATCTCAGACAAGAGATTATGCAGCGCCCATCTGTGGAGCAATGGCAGATAATGGGTCCTGCAAAGTGGTCCCAAATGCTGGCAGACAAATATGCGAGAAAGACCGTGGAATAGAGGTCGCTGGTGCTTCGTTTTCCAGAAGCTCAGGATGGCCGTGTATATGTGGTGCTTGTACAGCAGACGGTTCACCTTGTATGAATAAGCCTGTCGAAGGGAGGAAGAGATGTGCATTGCACAAAGGTCAAAGAGGGTCATGCACCCCTACACCATCAGTTTAA
- the LOC117842493 gene encoding peroxidase 70, whose amino-acid sequence MSASRSSQRFRHSKLSLFVALATVVAAARAQLSPTFYASSCPAALVTIKTAVRAAVLLDRRTAGSLLRLHFHDCFVQGCDASVLLDDTGNFTGEKGAGPNAGSLRGFGVIDTIKALLEALCPRTVSCADILAVAARDSVVALGGPSWTVPLGRRDSTTASLSTANTDLPSPASSLSTLLAAFARKGLSSTDMVALSGAHTMGQAQCQNYRGRIYNDTDINAAFAASLRAGCPAAGGGGASAPLDATSPNAFDNAYYGNLVAQRGLLHSDQELFNGGSTDALVRSYAASPAQFSSDFAAGMVRMSGIGVLTGSSGQIRRNCRRVN is encoded by the exons ATGTCTGCTTCGCGCAGCAGCCAACGCTTTCGCCACTCCAAGCTCTCACTGTTCGTGGCGCTGGCCACGGTGGTCGCCGCCGCACGGGCTCAGCTGTCGCCGACGTTCTACGCCTCGTCGTGCCCCGCCGCGCTCGTCACCATCAAGACCGCCGTGAGGGCGGCCGTGCTGCTGGACCGGCGCACGGCCGGCTCCCTGCTCCGGCTccacttccacgactgcttcgtgcAG GGCTGCGACGCGTCCGTTCTGCTCGACGACACGGGCAACTTCACCGGGGAGAAGGGCGCGGGCCCGAACGCGGGGTCGCTGAGGGGGTTCGGCGTCATCGACACCATCAAGGCCCTGCTGGAGGCGCTGTGCCCGCGCACCGTGTCgtgcgccgacatcctcgccgtcgccgctcgtGACTCTGTCGTCGCG CTTGGAGGGCCATCGTGGACGGTGCCGCTCGGCAGGAGGGACTCCACCACGGCGAGCCTCTCCACCGCGAACACCGACCTCCCCTCTCCGGCGTCCAGCCTCAGCACCCTGCTCGCCGCGTTCGCCAGGAAAGGCCTGAGCAGCACCGACATGGTCGCTCTGTCTG GAGCCCACACGATGGGGCAGGCGCAGTGCCAGAACTACCGGGGCAGGATCTACAACGACACCGACATCAACGCCGCCTTCGCGGCGTCGCTGAGGGCCGGctgcccggcggccggcggcggcggcgcgagcgcgcCGCTCGACGCGACCTCGCCGAACGCGTTCGACAACGCGTACTATGGTAACCTGGTCGCGCAGCGCGGGCTGCTGCACTCCGACCAGGAGCTGTTCAATGGCGGCTCCACGGACGCCCTGGTCAGGAGCTACGCGGCAAGCCCGGCACAGTTCAGTAGCGACTTCGCGGCGGGCATGGTGAGGATGAGCGGCATTGGTGTCCTGACTGGGAGCAGCGGGCAGATCCGGCGCAACTGTCGGAGGGTGAACTAG
- the LOC117842491 gene encoding SUMO-activating enzyme subunit 2 translates to MAAAASSEEAVKAAKVLMVGAGGIGCELLKTLALSGFSDVHIIDLDTIEVSNLNRQFLFRQSHVGQSKAKVARDAVLKFRPNINITPYHANVKDSTFNVEFFKQFSVVLNGLDNLDARRHVNRLCLAAEVPLVESGTTGFLGQVTVHVKGKTECYECQPKPVPKSYPVCTITSTPSKFVHCIVWAKDLLFAKLFGDRNQDNDLNVHSKDDSSSKTDVFERNVDEDLSHYAQRIYDHVFGYNIETALANEETWKNRRRPNPIYVRDALPEDAVQQNGCSQDHKNEEQEPSAMVSLGLRNPQEIWSLADNSRVFLEAFKLFFEKREKEIGNLIFDKDDQLAVEFVTAAANIRASSFGIPLHSLFEAKGVAGNIVHAVATTNAIIAGLIVIEAIKVLKGDYQNYRMSYCLEHPATARKMLLMPVEPFEPNKSCYVCSETPLVLEVNTKTTKLREVIDKVIKSKLGMNLPLVMVGATLVFEDGEGLEPDEAENYALNLDKVLAELPAPVVNDTKLTVEDFQQELKCSINIKQRDEFDKEKEPDGMVLAGWTGPVDKQITSNGDKRLVPSSSSADDVDSTAEDASVKPGMKRKLNEILESQENFDVQNKSDVGSSSAQIVEDDDDDIVMFNEDPMQGKKKRLQ, encoded by the exons atggccgccgccgcgtcctcggaGGAGGCCGTCAAG GCGGCGAAGGTGCTGATGGTCGGGGCGGGAGGCATCGGCTGCGAGCTGCTCAAGACGCTCGCGCTCTCTGGATTCAGCGACGTACACATC ATTGACTTGGACACGATTGAAGTTAGCAATCTGAATAGACAATTTTTGTTTCGGCAGAGTCATGTTGGGCAGTCAAAAGCCAAA GTTGCTCGAGATGCTGTTTTGAAATTTAGGCCAAATATAAATATAACACCATACCATGCAAACGTGAAGGATTCTACATTCAATGTTGAATTCTTCAAGCAATTTAGTGTGGTTCTGAATGGTCTTGATAACTTGGATGCTAGACGGCATGTTAATCGCCTTTGCCTTGCTGCGGAAGTTCCTTTGGTTGAAAGTGGTACTACTGGTTTTTTGGGACAG GTTACTGTTCATGTCAAGGGTAAAACAGAGTGCTATGAATGTCAGCCAAAGCCTGTCCCGAAATCATATCCAGTATGCACAATTACAAGCACACCATCAAAG TTTGTTCACTGCATTGTTTGGGCGAAAGACTTGCTTTTTGCAAAGCTGTTTGGTGACAGAAATCAGGATAATGATCTTAATGTGCACTCAAAAGACGATAGCAGTTCAAAAACTGATGTTTTTGAGAGGAATGTAGATGAAGATCTTTCGCATTATGCCCAGAGGATATATGATCATGTATTTGGCTACAACATCGAAACTGCCTTAGCTAACGAGGAAACTTGGAAAAATCGGAGGAGGCCAAATCCAATATATGTCAGAGATGCCTTGCCTGAAGATGCTGTTCAGCAAAACGGTTGCTCTCAGGACCACAAAAATGAGGAGCAGGAACCATCTGCTATGGTGTCCCTAGGCCTTAGAAATCCGCAAGAGATATGGAGTCTTGCTGACAATTCAAGAGTCTTCTTGGAGGCTTTCAAATTATTTTTTGAGAAAAGGGAGAAG GAAATAGGGAACCTTATTTTCGACAAGGATGACCAATTGGCTGTTGAGTTTGTTACTGCTGCAGCTAATATCAGAGCTTCCTCTTTTGGAATACCACTGCATAGCCTTTTTGAAGCTAAAGGTGTTGCTGGAAACATAGTCCATGCTGTGGCAACTACCAATGCTATAATAGCTGGTCTAATTGTCATCGAAGCGATTAAAGTGCTAAAGGGTGATTATCAGAACTATAG AATGTCATATTGTCTTGAACATCCAGCAACAGCAAGGAAGATGCTCTTGATGCCTGTAGAGCCTTTTGAACCTAATAAATCATGCTATGTCTGCTCTGAG ACCCCACTTGTTCTGGAGGTTAATACTAAGACTACAAAGCTCCGGGAAGTCATTGACAAAGTTATAAAAAGCAAACTTGGAATGAACCTCCCTTTAGTAATGGTTGGTGCCACACTTGTTTTTGAGGATGGTGAAGGTTTGGAGCCGGATGAGGCTGAAAATTATGCTTTAAATCTTGACAAG GTTTTGGCGGAACTTCCAGCTCCAGTTGTAAATGATACAAAGCTTACGGTCGAGGATTTCCAGCAGGAGCTAAAAtgcagcatcaacatcaaaCAAAG GGATGAGTTTGATAAGGAGAAAGAGCCTGATGGAATGGTTCTCGCTGGCTGGACTGGTCCAGTGGATAAGCAAATTACCAGTAATGGTGACAAAAGATTGGTTCCGTCTTCATCCAGTGCAGATGATGTTGACAGTACCGCCGAGGATGCATCAGTGAAACCTGGAATGAAGCGCAAGCTGAATGAAATACTAGAGTCACAGGAAAATTTTGATGTCCAGAATAAGTCAGATGTTGGTTCTAGTAGTGCACAAATCGTTGAAGATGACGATGATGACATTGTTATGTTCAATGAGGACCCGATGCAAGGCAAGAAGAAGAGATTGCAATAG
- the LOC140221732 gene encoding uncharacterized protein produces MLQLQLLGPPRLSVADTVSTAISCSRGAAHGGRRRRRGAKPNPIAFPPKPVRRLLSTSLRRLLPRPRPLTVVVPGGGGWFKLGRRRKTPAEDLAAVALSLALGGDRLAALAEAWNASGLGQALGILAAVLGRSRRTRGGGFRRLVAFLLGVAFCALVCHLRGAALLDGLQKSGGGRRLLRIFLH; encoded by the coding sequence atgctccagctccagctcctcgGACCCCCGCGCCTCTCCGTCGCTGACACCGTCTCCACCGCCATCAGCTGCAGCCGTGGCGCCGcccacggcggccgccgccgccgccgcggcgcgaaGCCCAATCCAATCGCATTCCCGCCGAAGCCcgtgcgccgcctcctctccacctcccttcgccgccttcttccccgcccgcgccccctcacggtcgtcgtccccggcggcggcgggtggttcAAACTGggtaggaggaggaagacgccgGCCGAGGACCTCGCGGCGGTCGCGCTCTCCCTGGCGCTCGGCGGCGACAGGCTCGCGGCGCTCGCGGAGGCCTGGAACGCGTCCGGCCTGGGCCAGGCGCTCGGCATCTTGGCCGCGGTGTTGGGGAGGAGCCGGAGGACGCGAGGCGGCGGGTTCCGGCGGCTTGTGGCGTTCCTGCTCGGGGTCGCGTTCTGCGCGCTCGTCTGCCACCTGAGGGGCGCGGCGCTCTTGGACGGGCTCCAGaagtccggcggcggccggaggttACTTCGCATTTTTCTGCATTGA
- the LOC117842840 gene encoding GDSL esterase/lipase At4g10955 yields MAMAQQASLSCSTATWRELTNTSWRDDDYRRMVMAYLIEAVYLLELERQERRDAAAVAQQWWKPFQYRLAHELVDDRDGSVFGAIFERDHHADADGRPSPSGAPSAVVAFRGTLLRGPTIRRDVEDELRLLARNSLRGSARLARALQALKATIDRFGSENVCVCGHSLGAGFARQVGRMLTASSPRHPRQHQQQQAAAAAAAASLEFHLFNAPYLSLPMGVRSVVKTADCLLKALRSGAATVGRWHGKALRNVAYANCILGYTRLESSRKL; encoded by the exons ATGGCAATGGCGCAGCAAGCGAGCTTGTCCTGCTCCACTGCTACATGGAGAGAGCTCACCAACACGAGCTG GAGGGACGACGACTACAGGCGCATGGTGATGGCGTACCTGATCGAGGCGGTGTACCTGCTGGAGCTGGAGCGGCAGGAGCgccgggacgcggcggcggtggcgcagcagTGGTGGAAACCGTTCCAGTACCGCCTGGCGCACGAGCTGGTGGACGACCGCGACGGCTCCGTCTTCGGCGCCATCTTCGAGCGCGACCaccacgccgacgccgacggccgGCCCAGTCCCAGCGGCGCCCCGAGCGCCGTCGTCGCGTTCCGGGGCACGCTCCTGCGCGGCCCCACCATCCGCCGCGACGTCGAGGACGAGCTCCGCCTCCTGGCCCGGAACAGCCTCCGGGGCTCCGCGCGCCTGGCGCGCGCCCTGCAGGCGCTCAAGGCCACCATCGATAGGTTCGGCTCCGAGAACGTGTGCGTCTGCGGCCACTCCCTGGGCGCCGGCTTCGCGCGCCAGGTCGGCCGGATGCTCacggcctcgtcgccgcggcACCCgcgccagcaccagcagcagcaggcggccgccgccgccgccgccgcgtcgctcgAGTTCCACCTCTTCAACGCACCCTACCTGTCCCTGCCCATGGGCGTCAGGAGCGTGGTCAAGACGGCGGACTGCCTGCTCAAGGCGCTccgctccggcgccgccaccgtcggcaGGTGGCACGGCAAGGCGCTCCGCAACGTGGCCTACGCCAACTGCATCCTCGGCTACACCAGGCTCGAGAGCAGCAGGAAGTTGTGA